AAATCTTTTGGAGGATTTTTCAAAAGCTCTTTGACTTTGTTAACCAGAGGGAATTTGTCGTTTTCATTGGTCTCAACTTTAAGCTCTTCGGTAGAGTAAACGACAGGAAGTTTAGCGATTTCTGCATCTACATCCAAACCATTTTTCACCATTTCTATCATACGAAGTGTTGCGTAAATGGCATCATCATAGCCAAAATAACGATCATTAAAGAAAAGGTGACCGCTCACTTCGGCTGCAAAATCGGCATTGGTTTTAGCGATCATCACTTTGAGGTTACTATGTCCTGTTTTGTACATAATCGCCTTGCCACGTTTGTTGATCTCATCGTACATGACTTGGGAACATTTTACTTCGCCAATGACCGTTGGATTTTTCATAGCACTTGAGAAAAGAATCGCCATGATGTCACCTTTGACATTGTTATGCTTCGTCAAAAACGCGAGTCTATCGGCATCGCCATCATAAGCAAAGCCAAGGGCATATTCACCTTCAAGCTCTTTTTTAATATCCTTAAGATTTTTTTCTACCGTTGGGTCTGGGTGGTGATTTGGGAAAGTGCCATCTGGGTCTGTATATAAACCTTTACATGTAAAGTCTAAAGCTTTAAAAACATCTTGCACCACGACACCTGCGACGCCGTTACCACAGTCATACACAAACGGTTGGTTGAAGCCTTTAAGATGGTCAAACTCTTTGATAAGATAAGCAATATAGCGCTCTTTAGCATTGATAAATGCAGAGCTTAAGTCATCTTCGATTTCAGTATCATAATTGGCAATAATTTCTCGACCAAGTGCGTAAATATCTTCGCCAAAAAAGGGTTTTTTATCAATCGTAATTTTAAAGCCATTGTATTCACTTGGATTGTGAGAACCGGTAATCATAATGGAAGCATTAGGCGTTACGCCATCAAAATCTTGAAAGTTACTAAAGTAATTCACAGGCGTTGCAACCAGCCCCATCGTCAAGACTTTACAACCCGCTTTGTTAAGTCCGCTTGTGAGATACTCGCACAAAATTGGTGAGTGTGAGCGCGCGTCATAGCCAATCGCAACGGTTTTACCCACTTTGACAATCTGTTTTCCTAAAAAATACCCAATTAATTTTACGGTTTGCTCGTTAAGCTCTTTTTCGTAGATACCTCTGATGTCATACTCTCTAAATATCGTTTTCAATGGTTCTCCTTGTATAATTCTTCTTCGATTGCGATGCCAAAGACATCCGTATAGGACTTTTCGACTCGTAAATTTTCCTGCATTGTAGCCAATGCACGCTGATAATCCTCTATAATGAGGTTGCCTTTAAGTAGTTCATACTTCAAAAATAGCCAATAGGTGTTCAGCACATCACTCTCGCAATACTCCTTGATGGTATCGATTTCCCCTGCATAATAAAGCTCCATAACCTGATCGCCATGCACATCGTATTTGCCAGGAAGCCCTACCATTGAGCAGACATGATCTAACTTCATACCTCGCACCGCCCCAAATTCACACAGATGATCGAGCAAATCAACATGAAAACGATCTGAATAGCGAGACCGATAATTTTCCCATTTGTTTTTATTCAGCTCTTTATTGTCAACTTCAAAATAAGCGTTACATGTAAGGTTGTATTGCATGGCACGAAGCATCAAAAGCGGCATATCAAAACTTCTGCCGTTAAAGCTCACCAGCTTAGGATTGTGCTTATTGATGAAGCCTAAAAAGTTCTTGATCATCTCGTGTTCATTGTTGCCTTCAATGCTGCTCACCTTGCGAAAGATGCCAAAATCATCGGCAATGACGGCTGAAATCGCCACGATTTTATGAAAAGAGAGCGGTAAAAAGCTGCTTCCACTCTTTTCCTCTTGCTCTTTTTGCGCTAAAAGCGAGACTTCAAGGTCATCTCCTTCAAGGCTTAGGACGCTTCGAATTAGCTTGGTATCAGGGATGGTCTCTATATCGAACACACAGATCATTGAACAGCCTTTAAGTCACTTTTAGTTAAAATTATAACTTAACTCATTTAAAAAGGGATGATACGGAATGAAAATTGCGATTGTAAAACTATCCGCACTGGGTGATATTATTCACGCCATGATTGTTTTACAATATATCAAAAAAAATATCCCAAATGCACAGATTGATTGGTTTGTGGAAGAAAAATTTGTGGGTATTTTGGAAAACAATCCTCACATCCATGCCATCTATCCCCTGCATCTTAAAAACAATACACTCCATTTTTTCAAAGAGTATCAAAAGCTCAAGATGATCTCAAAACAAAATCAGTATGATCTTGTTTTAGACCTGCAAGGACTCATCAAATCTGCCCTAGTTGCTAGAATTTTAAGTCCAAACTGTGTTGGTTTCGATAAACAAAGTCTTCGAGAACCGCTGGCTGCATTCTTCTATAAAACTTCTTTTCATGTTCCTTATGAAGAAAATGTCATTATGCGCAATCTCAAGCTTACATGTAAAGCTCTCAATATCGATATACCAGACATTCAAACCAAAGAACCTTTTTTATTTTCAACGCATAAAAGTGACATCACACCCTCGCTTCTTGTCATCACAGGCTCATCGTGGCAAAGCAAAGTGTATCCCAAAGAGCATTTTGTGACCATTTTCAATGCTTTACATGTAAAGAGTTTTATTGCATGGGGAAGTGAAGAGGAAAAAAAAGATGCACAGTATATCTGCGATCATACCAACGCAGAGATGCTTCCTAAAATGAGCTTAGATGAGCTAAAATCCATTGTCAAAAACAGCCATTTAGTCATTGGCGCAGATAGTGGTCCAACGCATATGGCATGGGCATTAGGGCGTCCTAGCATTACCATTTTTGGTCCGACACCTTCGGCGCGCAACACCGTTACAACCCCCATAAATTTGACAATAGATTGTGAAAAAGCTATAAATGCAAGAAATATCAATAAACATAATTTTTGCATTCAGCAGATTGATCCCTTAAAAATTATTGCATTAGCGAAGGAACTACTCCCGTGTTAGACGCTTTTTATGTATCAGCTTTTTGGCTGTTTAAACTCTTCGTTACAAAACTTCCCAAATCTTTATTGCGTATCTTGATTCATACGTTCGCAACGATAGGATACCTCATTGATGCGAAACATAACAAGATTGCCAAAGTCAATTTGGATCTTGCTTTTGAAGATCGTATGAGTGATAAACAAAAGACGGAAATTATTAAACAATGCTATCAAAATCTACTCTATCTTCTGAGAGAATTTATTGTCAATCAAACCATTTCTAAAGAAAATTTACTGAAAAAAATCACATTTCATAATGAACATATTTATGAAGATGCGATTCAAAAAAAGCAAGGTGTTATTTTTCTCACAGCACATTATGGAAGTTGGGAACTTTTATCGTTAGCGATGGGAGCAAAATTTGGCCCAATGAGTATTATCGGCAGAAAGCTCGATTCTGTTGCTATGAATGCTATATTAGAAAAAAATAGACAACGTTTTAATATCACATTGTTAGAGAAAAAAGGTGCGATGCGAGGTATGCTGAAGGCTTTGCAAAAAGGTGAAAATGTGGGTTTGCTTGTCGATCAAAATACAGCCGAGCAAGAAGGAATTCTTATCTCCTTTTTTGGAAAAAGTGCGCGACATACCCCAGCAGCAGCACAATTTTCAAAAAAGATGAATGTGACCATCATCCCTACTTTTATTACCACAAACGATTATGAACACTTTGATATAACGCTTTATGAACCAATATTGCCACCACAAAATGATGATGAAAAAGCCATCATCGATAGTGTTCAAGCACAAGCAAACATTACACAACAGGTGATTGAACAGAAACCTGATGAGTGGTTTTGGTTTCACAGAAGATGGAAAAATCAATATGAAGAACTCTACAAATGATTGCATTATCAATTGTTATCATTACCTTTAATAGCGAAAAATATCTTGAAGAAGTACTGAAATCATGTCTGTTTGCCGATGAAGTGGTGGTGGTTGACTCAGGCTCACATGACAACACCATTACGATTGCACAAAGCTTCCCCAATGTTACCCTTGTTCAGCAACCGTGGCTAGGATTTGGGCTTCAAAAGCAAAAAGGGGTAGACCTTGCACGCCATGACTGGGTGTTTGTTTTAGACAGTGATGAAGTCATCACGCAAGCGCTTCAAGAGGAAATCATCTTTACATGTAAAAGCTTTACATGTAAAGGCTATTTTGTACCTCGTATCAATTATTTCTTTGGCAAACCTATCAAACGTATGGGATTGTACCCTGATGCAACATTGCGACTTTTTGATCGAAAGAGTGCACACTTCAGTGAAAGTGCTGTGCATGAAAAAGTCATTTTAGACGGTGAATCCACTCAGTTACAATCACCCATGCTGCATTACGCATACGATACGATAGAGCAATTTATCGCAAAACAAAACCGCTACTCATCATTGGGAGCAAAACATAATTTTCTCAAAGCATTACTCAATCCTTCTTGGACATTTTTTAAACTTTTTATCCTCAAAGGTGGCATTTTAGAAGGTTGGCGAGGATATGTTATCGCTAAACTTTATGCTCAATATACTTTCTGGAAGTACATCAAATGAAAATTTTAATTCTAAAATTTCGCAACATTGGCGATGTATTATTGGTGACACCACTGTTAGATAACCTTAAAGCGCACTACCCTGATGCCCTGATTGATATTGCTGTCAATAAAGGGACAGAGACAATGGTAGAAGGACATCCGGCCCTGCATAGTGTCATCACCTATAATCGCTCCTTCATCAAAAGCCTTGGCATATGGAACAGACTCAAAGCCGAACTTGCATTTGCATGGAAACTTCGAACAACACATTACGATATCGTCATTAACCTCACAGAGGGTGATAGAGGCGCTCAATTAGCACTTATGAGTAATGCTCCCATTCGTATAGGCTATCACTCCAAAAATAGACTTTTTCACCGCGCATTTACCCATTTCTTACCACCTCAACAAATGCGCCATACACTCGAATGCAACCTAGACCCGCTCGTGGCCCTTGGACTTCCTATACTAACGCATAGAGCATCTATTTTTTGGAGCGAAAAAGAAAAAAATACAACAAAAGAATATACGAATTTTATTCATATTCATCCGGTCAGTAGATGGCTTTTTAAATGTATTGATGATGCGCTTATGGCACAGATCATTGATTTTTGCCAAGAAGAACTACAAACTCCTGTCATTCTTACGGCTTCACCTGATGAAATAGAAATGAAAAAAATTGAAAAAATTCTCTCATTTTGCAAAACTTCCCCCATTAATTTGAGTGGCACTCTCTCTCTAAAAGAGACCGCAGCGCTGAATGCTAAAGCCAAAATGTTCATTGGTGTCGATACGGCCATTATGCATATCTCAGCCGCCAATGATGTGCCTGTTTTAGCCTTTTTTGGGCCAAGTGGAGCATTTCACTGGGGTCCGTGGGATAATGCCCTTTCGCACAGTAGTTATACGCAAAGAAATGGTTTTCAAACAATGGGCAAACACCGTGTTCTCCAAGTCAATTGGCAATGTGCCCCTTGTGGAAAAGATGGCTGTAATGGCAGTAAAATCAGTGACTGCTTAATGCAAAAAGGGTTAGCTATAGAAACGATCAAACGCCATATTAAAGAGATGCTTCATGATTAATATTTTAGAACTCGAAAGCTCCAAAGGCTGGGGTGGACAAGAAAAAAGAACCGCAAGGCTGGTAAATTCTTTAGACAAAAACAACTTTAAAGTTTTTTGGGGAGTTCAGCCTAATAGCGAACTTTTAAAAAGAAAAAACGAGATCAACGCCGATTTTTTTGAAGTTCCCATCCGAAAAAGTTACGATCTTGTAGCACTGTGGAAAGTCATCAAACTTGTCAAAGAGCATCATATCGATGTTATTGCGACGCATTCGGGGAAAGATGGCTGGATAGGCGCACTTGCTGGACTTTTCACCAAAGCCAAAGTGATTCGCACTCGTCATCTCCAAACACCTATAACATCACCTGTCTCTTACAATCTCAATGATCATGTCGTAACCGTCAGTTCACAAGTTAAAGATTATCTCATCGGACGTGGCGTAAAACAAGAAAAGCTTTCCGTTATTTACACTGGTGTTGATACTCAAAAATTCTCACCATCCTTGAAAACAGATATTAAAAAAGAGCTCAATCTTTCGGAAGATACTATTGTGATTGGTATCGTTGCCGTCCTTCGTGCGGCAAAAAGACATCGTGATCTTCTTGAAGCTTTTGCGAATATCCAAACCGATAAAAAGGTTGTTGTCGTCATCATTGGTTCAGGTCCGCAAGAAGACAATATCAAGAATCTTATTGCAGAAAAAGAGTTAACACATCACGTTTTTATGCTGGGACATCGAGAAGATATTGATCAACTTCTCCCCTCTTTGGATATCTTTGTTCTCCCTTCCAATATGGAAGCACTAGGAACAGCTATTCTTGAAGCATCTGCATGTGGTGTACCATGCGTTGGTAGTCATGTGGGAGGCATACCTGAGTGTATCAAAGATCAAGAGAGTGGCTTATTGTTTGAAAAAGAAAATATCGCACAACTCACAGATGCCCTGACGACACTCATCAATGATGAAGTGTTGCGCAAACAATTTGGACGCAACGCTAGAGCACTTATTGAAGAGCATTTTTCCGTCTCTAAAATGACACAGGAAACAGAAGCACTTTATAAAAAGGCTACAGAGTGAGTGTTCCTGTTTTGATGTACCATCATATTTTACCTCAAAGCTCTTTCATCACTTCCAGCGTTGATGAGTTTAGAGAACAGATGTCTTTTTTAGCCCAAAATGGATGGACAACCCTTACAAGCGATGAATTTTACCGCTATAAGAAAGGTGAATTTACCCCTCCCAAAAAATCCGTTCTTATTACGTTTGATGATGGGTGGAGAGACAATTATATCTATGCCTACCCTATTCTTAAAGAGTTTGGGTTAAAAGCGACCCTCTTTTTAATCACAGAATGGATTGAAAAAGCGAGTGAATGCAAAGAAAATTTTGAGCCCATGAAGCACAAAGAGGCTAAAAAAGAAGTTTCGCAACATCCTGCAAAAGTCATTTTAAATTGGGATGAAATTGAAACAATGAAAGATGTTTTCGACTTTCATTCGCACACCTATACGCACAGAGATAACTGCTTTGACACAGTCACATGGAAAGACGAATTTCAAAAATCACGTCGTATGATGCAAAAAAGACTTGGATTTGACGATCTGCACTTATGCTGGCCACGTGGGATTTACGATGAAACGCTTATGAAACAAGCACAAGAAGAAGGTTTTGAAATACTTTATACCATTCAAAGAGGCATCAACAAACCCGATGGTAAAATGGATGAGATCAAACGAATAGCAGTAAAAAAAGGAGCAAAGTGGCTCAAAAAAACACTGTTTATCTTTTCAAATGATATGTTAGGCTCACTTTATGCAAGGATCAAAAATGATTGATTTAAGTAACAAAAAAGTTCTTCTTGTTCGCAATGACAACATAGGTGATCTTATCTGTACAACACCTGCCATTGAAGCGCTACGTAAAAAATACCCAAGTGCACAAATAGATATCGTGGTTAACAGTTACAATGAAGATGCTATTAAAGAAAATCCTTTTATCAATAAAACCTATATCTACACGAAGCCAAAACACAAAAAAGGATTGGTTGAAAAGATCAAAGCTGCTTTTGGTAAACTCAAAATTTTAGTCCAAATTATAAGTGAAGGTTACGATGCTGTTGTCATTTTCAGAGGTGGATACTCTAAATCAGCAGAGCTTTTTTCAACACTTTCCAGAGCACACTATAAAATTGGCGTCCAAAATAAAAATGGTAAAGATGGATTTACAACGCATATTATCCCCAATCCAAATACGCATGAAGTTATGTTTTGTTTTGAGTGTTTAAAACCTTTTGGAGTGATTTATGCTGGCGAAGGCACACGCTACTTTATTCCAGCAGAAATGATTCAAAAGTACACACCATACCAAAATGCAATCCTTTTTCATATCTCTTCAAGAATCACAGAAAACCGATACCCAAAAGAAAAATTTAAAGAAATTATCGATGCGCTTAAGGGAAAAGAGGTTGTTATCTCTGCCGAACCCGTTGATTTTGCGCAAGCACGATGGCTCGCTGAAAACACCCAAGCAGAGTTTATTAAAACCTCATCACTGAATGACCTTGGTGGGCTGATTGCAAACGTTAAATTATTTGTAACACTTGACGGAGGGGCAATGCATTTAGCTCCAGCCCTTGGCACAAAAACCATAGCATTAAGCGGTAAAACCAATATGAATCAGTGGCATCCGTGGGGATATGCCCATCTTGTCTTGCAAGATGAAAGTAAAAGAGCTGAGAATATCTCCATAGCAACCATACTCAAAACAATTCAAGAGAACCTATGAAAATTGACCTCTTTGAACTCTTTGTAAAATATGCTATCAAAAATAAAAAAATAAAAAAAATAAATGGCTGTATTGAGTCTTCTGAATTTCAGACAGTCGCTTTTCTAACCAACACGGCTATTGGAGATACTTTATTTAACACTCCTGTATTTAGGGCATTTAAAGAGTCTTTCCCTACAAAAAAAACAGTAGGGCTCTTTAATCCTGCAAACCTTTCTCTGTTTAAAACAAATCCTCATATCGATACTTTTCTCAGTTTTGATGGAAAATGGAATACCTTTTTTAAAACACTCAAAACACTGAAACAAGAGAAGCCTGACATTGTGTTTATCCTCCATTCCAATGAACCTCAAGCAACACCTCTTGCCGTTTTATGTGGCGCAAAATATGTCATCAAAATACCCAATGACAAAAATACCTATGCCTCTTTTCACTCAAATCCAAAGATTGCTCAAAATCTCGATAAACATGGTATTTTTGATCGCTTAAAGCAATTAGAATATATCAATATTGGTGCTTCCAATCCAACACTGGAACTCTTTTTAAAGCCCGAATGGGTTCAAACAGTCGATACTTTTTTTAACATGAGGGCCATAGCAGACGATGATATTCTGATTGGTTTTCAAGTAGGTGCGTCCACTAAAAGTAGAATGTGGTTTGAAGATAAATGGATCGAACTTGGGAAAAAACTTTTAGAGATCAATCCAAAAATAAAAATAATTCTCACAGGTTCTCCTGCGGAAAAAAAACTCACTAAACCTATCAAAAAAGCGTTACAAAGCGATCATGTTTTTGATTGTACAGGCATGTTTCCATTAGGCTCAGCAGCGGCACTTATTGGTAAACTCAATCTACTTATTACTCCAGACACCGGCCCTTTGCACATCGCAACTGCACTTAAAACGCCAACAATAGGGTTATTTGCAGTAGCAGATCCAAAAAATTCAAACGCATGCTACGATACACCGATACACCCTTTTATCAAAAAACCTAAAACGTGTGTTCCCTGTGTCGCCAAAAGATGTACCTATCAAAAGTGTATGTTACAGATAGAACCGGATGAGATTATAGAAACCATTCATCGGTACACTTTACTATGAAAAAAATACTTTTTATTGACACGGGAAAAGAGTATGGTGGAGGAACAAAGAGTTTCTTATATCTTCTTCAAGAATTACTTAAAGATCAAGAGCTTGATATCTATGTTCATTTTGAATATGACTATGCGTACAGCGGTACAACTATCTCCAAAGCAATTCACGCGATGGGAGCAAAATTCATTTATTCTGAGCCTAAAAAAAAGTTAACAAAATTCAAAAAAGAGTTGTTCAGAGCTATTTCAAAGAAGCTTCTTAGATCCATACAATACAAAATTAATTTTGAATATGCCAGTAATCTTCTTCGAAAAAACAACTATGATATTGTGCATTTAAATAACCATTTTAGTGAAAATCTTTACTATATAGAAGCTGCGAATCAACTCAAAATGAAGGTTATTCAACATTTGCGGAAAAATTCGCCTGTCGAATCAGAAAAATTGGAAAAATTAAGACAACTCTCATTTACGCCCATCAGTGTTTCCAAATCAACCTATAATTACTATAATGCAATCTTACCGATCGATCAAAATATTATTTACAATCCCGTCATAATGCCTCCCATGGAAATCTCTTCTAGCCCTCAAGATACTATAAACATCCTTATGCCAGCAAATTTTTTGTCTCTCAAAGGACATGCTCTTGTCTTTAAAGCATTCCTTGATATCACACGCAAAGATCTCAGGCTTCTTTTGGCTGGTGACGGTACTTTTGAGGGAGAACCACTTAAAAACTATACCCTCTTAAAACAAAAGGGTATCCTTATAGACTTAGGATTTGTTACCAATATAGAAGATTTTTATCTCTCTTCGGATTATGTTCTAAATTTTTCAGAAAATGAGGGTTTACCAAGAGCCGTCCTTGAAGGATTATCGCTTGGCTGTGGCATTATTGCTTCAGATATACCTATCGAAAAAGAGCTATACGATATTTGTGAGAATAAAAACAATTTTTACATCATACCGAGAAATCCAACGGCACTTTTAGAGTTACTGAATCACATAAAACCTATCCAAGAGAAGAAAAAAGATCTAAACATTATAGAAACATTTAGCATTCAGCACTATGTTGACTCTGTAAAAAATCTTTATAAAGCGCTTTTATAAAATTGGCTATCGCTTCTTCTTGGGAGTGTGTTATAGTATATAAATCAGGACATTTTCCCTTATAAGAAGCCCTAAAAACAGATGAATAAGGGGCACAAGGAGCATTGGACTGGACAATGAGCGACTTCTCATAGATAGGTCTTTGTTCCCTCCAAAAACAAGGTCCTGCAAAGTTGATTGTTGGGACATTGACGCTATCTGCAATATAACTATTGCCTGTATCTGAAGATATATAGAGATTTAGAACAGACATACGAGAAGGAAGCTCGCGAAGAGGGATTTGCCCTAACATGGAAATAATTGGATTTTTTGCATGAATATTTTTAGATAAATTTTCAAGATACACGTTTTCGTTTTCTAACCCAAAAATGTAGACCTCGCACTCAATCTCATCTAAAATAGCAAAAACTTTTTTCCATGTTTCACTATCAATCGTTTTTATTTTATTCCCAGCACTTAAACTCACACCCACTTTAAATTTATTACTTTTTAGAGGCATGTTTTGGGGAATGACCAGAGGTTTTTGTAACATTTTCCAATACCGATTTCGATCTAAACCCTCACCTATCATTTTTAAGTAGGTATCAATCGTAAGATCTTCAACGCTATGTTTTATTGTTTTCATATTGGAATTTAACAGTGTCAAATACCACTTATCCGCATACGTTGAAAGAGTCACTGTATTTTTGGAAAAACACATCTTTGCTAAAAAAAGATTGAGGCTATTAGGGATGAGAACATACACCGTGTGATAGTTGTTGAAAAAAAGTAAAAGCGCTAGTTGAATTTTTTGCCATATACTTTTTTTATACACGTTAACAACATATATTTGCTCAATTCTTTCATCATGATTTGCAAAAGGAAGATTGACGTGGTCCATTAAAATATCTGTTTTTTCTAAAACCTCGAACATGGGTGTCGTGTTGGCATAATCACCTATTTTTGCAGTTTGTATAACCAAATTTTTCTTTTTACATGTACGAAAAAAACTTACCAGAAACATTAATGGAAAGAAAATGATATATAGTATAAAATATCCCAAATATTAACCTTTAAAGGGGTTTAGTGAATAAATTACGTCATTTTACAGAAAAATACTATTTTTTATTCTTGTTTATTTATATTCTTTTTTTACCTATTGCACACACGGCATCCGTCCAAGCAATTTCGTTAGCTTTATTTGTT
This Sulfurospirillum arsenophilum NBRC 109478 DNA region includes the following protein-coding sequences:
- a CDS encoding phosphomannomutase/phosphoglucomutase, which encodes MKTIFREYDIRGIYEKELNEQTVKLIGYFLGKQIVKVGKTVAIGYDARSHSPILCEYLTSGLNKAGCKVLTMGLVATPVNYFSNFQDFDGVTPNASIMITGSHNPSEYNGFKITIDKKPFFGEDIYALGREIIANYDTEIEDDLSSAFINAKERYIAYLIKEFDHLKGFNQPFVYDCGNGVAGVVVQDVFKALDFTCKGLYTDPDGTFPNHHPDPTVEKNLKDIKKELEGEYALGFAYDGDADRLAFLTKHNNVKGDIMAILFSSAMKNPTVIGEVKCSQVMYDEINKRGKAIMYKTGHSNLKVMIAKTNADFAAEVSGHLFFNDRYFGYDDAIYATLRMIEMVKNGLDVDAEIAKLPVVYSTEELKVETNENDKFPLVNKVKELLKNPPKDFPAIKEIVDVDGVRVIFNDGWGLVRASNTTPVLVTRFESTNADNAKLYEKKLNELIATAKAELH
- a CDS encoding 3'-5' exonuclease, with protein sequence MICVFDIETIPDTKLIRSVLSLEGDDLEVSLLAQKEQEEKSGSSFLPLSFHKIVAISAVIADDFGIFRKVSSIEGNNEHEMIKNFLGFINKHNPKLVSFNGRSFDMPLLMLRAMQYNLTCNAYFEVDNKELNKNKWENYRSRYSDRFHVDLLDHLCEFGAVRGMKLDHVCSMVGLPGKYDVHGDQVMELYYAGEIDTIKEYCESDVLNTYWLFLKYELLKGNLIIEDYQRALATMQENLRVEKSYTDVFGIAIEEELYKENH
- the waaC gene encoding lipopolysaccharide heptosyltransferase I; the protein is MKIAIVKLSALGDIIHAMIVLQYIKKNIPNAQIDWFVEEKFVGILENNPHIHAIYPLHLKNNTLHFFKEYQKLKMISKQNQYDLVLDLQGLIKSALVARILSPNCVGFDKQSLREPLAAFFYKTSFHVPYEENVIMRNLKLTCKALNIDIPDIQTKEPFLFSTHKSDITPSLLVITGSSWQSKVYPKEHFVTIFNALHVKSFIAWGSEEEKKDAQYICDHTNAEMLPKMSLDELKSIVKNSHLVIGADSGPTHMAWALGRPSITIFGPTPSARNTVTTPINLTIDCEKAINARNINKHNFCIQQIDPLKIIALAKELLPC
- a CDS encoding lipid A biosynthesis lauroyl acyltransferase codes for the protein MLDAFYVSAFWLFKLFVTKLPKSLLRILIHTFATIGYLIDAKHNKIAKVNLDLAFEDRMSDKQKTEIIKQCYQNLLYLLREFIVNQTISKENLLKKITFHNEHIYEDAIQKKQGVIFLTAHYGSWELLSLAMGAKFGPMSIIGRKLDSVAMNAILEKNRQRFNITLLEKKGAMRGMLKALQKGENVGLLVDQNTAEQEGILISFFGKSARHTPAAAQFSKKMNVTIIPTFITTNDYEHFDITLYEPILPPQNDDEKAIIDSVQAQANITQQVIEQKPDEWFWFHRRWKNQYEELYK
- a CDS encoding glycosyltransferase family 2 protein, producing MIALSIVIITFNSEKYLEEVLKSCLFADEVVVVDSGSHDNTITIAQSFPNVTLVQQPWLGFGLQKQKGVDLARHDWVFVLDSDEVITQALQEEIIFTCKSFTCKGYFVPRINYFFGKPIKRMGLYPDATLRLFDRKSAHFSESAVHEKVILDGESTQLQSPMLHYAYDTIEQFIAKQNRYSSLGAKHNFLKALLNPSWTFFKLFILKGGILEGWRGYVIAKLYAQYTFWKYIK
- the rfaQ gene encoding putative lipopolysaccharide heptosyltransferase III, giving the protein MKILILKFRNIGDVLLVTPLLDNLKAHYPDALIDIAVNKGTETMVEGHPALHSVITYNRSFIKSLGIWNRLKAELAFAWKLRTTHYDIVINLTEGDRGAQLALMSNAPIRIGYHSKNRLFHRAFTHFLPPQQMRHTLECNLDPLVALGLPILTHRASIFWSEKEKNTTKEYTNFIHIHPVSRWLFKCIDDALMAQIIDFCQEELQTPVILTASPDEIEMKKIEKILSFCKTSPINLSGTLSLKETAALNAKAKMFIGVDTAIMHISAANDVPVLAFFGPSGAFHWGPWDNALSHSSYTQRNGFQTMGKHRVLQVNWQCAPCGKDGCNGSKISDCLMQKGLAIETIKRHIKEMLHD
- a CDS encoding glycosyltransferase family 4 protein, whose amino-acid sequence is MINILELESSKGWGGQEKRTARLVNSLDKNNFKVFWGVQPNSELLKRKNEINADFFEVPIRKSYDLVALWKVIKLVKEHHIDVIATHSGKDGWIGALAGLFTKAKVIRTRHLQTPITSPVSYNLNDHVVTVSSQVKDYLIGRGVKQEKLSVIYTGVDTQKFSPSLKTDIKKELNLSEDTIVIGIVAVLRAAKRHRDLLEAFANIQTDKKVVVVIIGSGPQEDNIKNLIAEKELTHHVFMLGHREDIDQLLPSLDIFVLPSNMEALGTAILEASACGVPCVGSHVGGIPECIKDQESGLLFEKENIAQLTDALTTLINDEVLRKQFGRNARALIEEHFSVSKMTQETEALYKKATE
- a CDS encoding polysaccharide deacetylase family protein: MSVPVLMYHHILPQSSFITSSVDEFREQMSFLAQNGWTTLTSDEFYRYKKGEFTPPKKSVLITFDDGWRDNYIYAYPILKEFGLKATLFLITEWIEKASECKENFEPMKHKEAKKEVSQHPAKVILNWDEIETMKDVFDFHSHTYTHRDNCFDTVTWKDEFQKSRRMMQKRLGFDDLHLCWPRGIYDETLMKQAQEEGFEILYTIQRGINKPDGKMDEIKRIAVKKGAKWLKKTLFIFSNDMLGSLYARIKND
- a CDS encoding glycosyltransferase family 9 protein, with product MIDLSNKKVLLVRNDNIGDLICTTPAIEALRKKYPSAQIDIVVNSYNEDAIKENPFINKTYIYTKPKHKKGLVEKIKAAFGKLKILVQIISEGYDAVVIFRGGYSKSAELFSTLSRAHYKIGVQNKNGKDGFTTHIIPNPNTHEVMFCFECLKPFGVIYAGEGTRYFIPAEMIQKYTPYQNAILFHISSRITENRYPKEKFKEIIDALKGKEVVISAEPVDFAQARWLAENTQAEFIKTSSLNDLGGLIANVKLFVTLDGGAMHLAPALGTKTIALSGKTNMNQWHPWGYAHLVLQDESKRAENISIATILKTIQENL
- a CDS encoding glycosyltransferase family 9 protein; this encodes MKIDLFELFVKYAIKNKKIKKINGCIESSEFQTVAFLTNTAIGDTLFNTPVFRAFKESFPTKKTVGLFNPANLSLFKTNPHIDTFLSFDGKWNTFFKTLKTLKQEKPDIVFILHSNEPQATPLAVLCGAKYVIKIPNDKNTYASFHSNPKIAQNLDKHGIFDRLKQLEYINIGASNPTLELFLKPEWVQTVDTFFNMRAIADDDILIGFQVGASTKSRMWFEDKWIELGKKLLEINPKIKIILTGSPAEKKLTKPIKKALQSDHVFDCTGMFPLGSAAALIGKLNLLITPDTGPLHIATALKTPTIGLFAVADPKNSNACYDTPIHPFIKKPKTCVPCVAKRCTYQKCMLQIEPDEIIETIHRYTLL